The following proteins are encoded in a genomic region of Nitrospira sp.:
- a CDS encoding NADH-quinone oxidoreductase subunit N, with the protein MTFALTMSATDLLLMLPELFLTLWLCVILAIDFSLPRFSKRTLAYLSVLGLVAVLGNLVWFDRAGITGTLFNHMFVVDRLAIFFKMFVVAATILVILASVDYVKRFKFFKGEYYFLVLMSALGMMFMASANDLLSIFITLEFSTFGFYVLVAYLRDNPASNEAGLKFFILGVFAAGLLAYGISLVYGETGKIVLSDLAAAPATTSLVIGWVLIFAALGFKIGAAPFHSWIPDTYHGAPTPVTALLSIAPKGAAFAILLRMFFISLASFKPQWVLLLVLASILSMTYGNIVAIAQKNIKRLLAYSGIAQIGNVLIGLAAGTKMGGDAILFYLLTYLFANLGAFAVVIAVGNSINSDEIEDYNGLGRRSPFLAFAMLVFLLSLAGVPPLAGFIGKLYIFVAAIKEGLYTLLVVGLVNVVISMYYYLVVVKKMYINEPVDSSPLTVSAPMRAVIYAGLAGTLILGVYPQPVIDWVVSATLMFSKIVSPHAALSAPVIGG; encoded by the coding sequence GTGACCTTCGCGCTGACGATGAGCGCCACCGATCTGCTTCTCATGCTGCCGGAGCTGTTTCTCACCCTCTGGCTCTGTGTGATCCTCGCGATCGATTTCTCGCTGCCGCGCTTCTCGAAGCGGACCCTCGCCTATCTAAGCGTGCTCGGGCTGGTAGCGGTACTGGGGAACCTCGTCTGGTTCGACCGTGCCGGTATCACCGGCACGCTGTTCAACCACATGTTCGTCGTGGACCGGCTGGCGATCTTCTTCAAGATGTTTGTCGTCGCTGCGACGATCCTTGTGATCCTGGCGTCCGTCGACTACGTGAAGCGCTTCAAGTTTTTCAAAGGTGAGTATTACTTCCTCGTGCTGATGTCAGCCCTGGGGATGATGTTCATGGCCTCGGCCAACGACCTGCTGTCCATTTTCATCACCCTGGAGTTCTCGACCTTTGGCTTCTACGTGCTCGTTGCCTACCTGCGCGACAATCCGGCGTCCAACGAAGCGGGGCTGAAGTTTTTCATTCTGGGCGTCTTCGCGGCGGGGCTGCTGGCCTACGGCATCAGTCTCGTCTACGGCGAGACGGGCAAGATCGTGCTCTCTGATCTTGCCGCTGCGCCAGCCACGACGAGCCTCGTCATCGGCTGGGTGCTGATCTTCGCGGCGCTGGGGTTCAAAATCGGTGCGGCGCCGTTCCATTCCTGGATTCCGGACACGTACCATGGCGCGCCCACGCCGGTGACGGCGTTGCTGTCCATCGCGCCCAAGGGCGCGGCTTTCGCGATTCTGCTGCGGATGTTCTTCATCTCGCTGGCGTCGTTCAAGCCGCAGTGGGTGTTGCTGCTGGTGCTGGCATCTATCCTCTCAATGACCTACGGCAACATCGTGGCCATCGCGCAGAAGAACATTAAGCGGCTGCTGGCCTATTCGGGCATCGCGCAGATTGGCAACGTGCTAATCGGCCTCGCGGCCGGCACCAAGATGGGCGGCGACGCAATCCTATTCTACCTGCTGACCTATCTGTTCGCGAACCTCGGCGCGTTTGCCGTCGTCATTGCCGTCGGGAATTCGATCAACAGCGATGAGATCGAGGATTACAACGGCCTGGGCCGCCGGTCGCCGTTCCTTGCCTTCGCCATGCTGGTATTTCTGCTGTCGCTGGCCGGTGTGCCGCCGCTCGCGGGCTTCATCGGCAAGCTCTACATCTTCGTCGCCGCGATCAAAGAGGGACTTTACACGCTGCTGGTTGTTGGCCTCGTCAACGTCGTCATTTCAATGTACTACTATCTTGTGGTGGTGAAGAAGATGTACATCAATGAGCCGGTGGACAGTTCGCCGCTGACTGTGTCCGCACCCATGCGGGCGGTGATCTATGCGGGGTTAGCCGGCACGCTGATCTTGGGCGTCTACCCGCAGCCGGTGATTGATTGGGTTGTCTCTGCCACGCTGATGTTCTCGAAAATCGTCTCCCCGCATGCCGCTCTCAGCGCACCTGTCATTGGTGGCTGA
- the pyrE gene encoding orotate phosphoribosyltransferase has translation MNRSRKQWFKIGDDLRPFPHLYCAPMSLKSDLAKSFLTTQSFKWDKDKGFTLASGAVSPFYVDCRVLMAHPGPRAFVAQLAFEALQGLPVDCIGGLEIGAISIATAISDEAHRNKKDWRTFVVRKQAKDHGTGKLLEGAAQRGDKAVVVDDVLTSGGSVIKAVEAARHAGLTVTHALVLVDRQEQEGRKKVEDLGVTLISLLTIKDLQQAF, from the coding sequence ATGAACCGGTCAAGGAAACAATGGTTCAAAATCGGGGATGACTTGCGCCCGTTCCCCCATTTATACTGCGCACCAATGTCACTCAAATCCGACCTCGCCAAATCATTTCTGACTACCCAGTCATTCAAGTGGGACAAGGACAAAGGCTTCACGCTGGCCTCCGGCGCCGTGAGCCCGTTCTACGTGGACTGCCGGGTGCTGATGGCCCATCCGGGTCCGCGTGCATTCGTAGCTCAACTGGCGTTTGAAGCCCTGCAAGGCCTGCCGGTGGACTGTATCGGCGGATTGGAAATCGGGGCCATCTCGATCGCCACGGCTATTTCGGATGAAGCTCATCGCAACAAGAAGGACTGGCGAACGTTTGTCGTCCGCAAGCAGGCCAAGGATCACGGGACGGGCAAGCTGCTTGAAGGCGCGGCGCAGCGTGGTGACAAGGCCGTCGTCGTGGACGATGTGCTAACAAGCGGGGGCTCGGTGATCAAGGCCGTGGAAGCCGCCCGCCACGCCGGGCTGACCGTCACGCATGCGCTCGTGCTCGTGGATCGTCAAGAACAGGAGGGTCGCAAGAAGGTAGAAGACCTCGGCGTAACGCTCATCAGCCTGCTGACGATCAAGGATCTCCAGCAGGCTTTCTAG
- a CDS encoding phosphodiester glycosidase family protein: MKVLLLAALLFLPAHAWAQAPAWDKLADGLDVTVWTPGKPCAQVPPLYLLKIDPERFRFAVYQFHHERLNGPLTLPEWQQRTKAVALFNAGLFLENFSYMGLLYSGGQSAGSAKHAQWQGLFVAEPFAPMGKKARVLDLQAEAFDPGRPAYQEAAQALMLLDRQGKPRVRQSGKAAQQTVVAEDRAGRILVIMSNGEIPLWELAVCLRDGFRDVTHAMAMDGGASSDVLISSTLSGPRTDAAWSPLVDGKGLSHTPLPAVIGIFPRQ, encoded by the coding sequence ATGAAGGTTCTGTTGCTCGCAGCACTCCTTTTTCTGCCGGCCCATGCCTGGGCGCAGGCACCGGCATGGGACAAACTGGCCGACGGGCTCGACGTCACGGTCTGGACACCGGGCAAGCCCTGCGCACAGGTGCCGCCGCTCTATCTGCTGAAGATCGATCCGGAGCGGTTCCGATTCGCCGTCTATCAATTCCATCACGAACGGCTCAACGGGCCGCTGACGCTGCCCGAATGGCAGCAGCGCACGAAGGCGGTCGCCCTATTCAACGCAGGCCTCTTTCTCGAGAATTTCTCCTATATGGGGCTGCTCTACAGCGGTGGCCAGTCGGCGGGAAGCGCGAAGCATGCGCAGTGGCAGGGCCTCTTCGTGGCCGAGCCGTTTGCGCCGATGGGAAAGAAGGCGCGAGTCCTCGACCTGCAGGCTGAGGCGTTCGATCCCGGGCGGCCGGCTTATCAGGAGGCGGCGCAGGCGCTGATGTTGCTGGACCGGCAGGGCAAGCCGCGGGTGCGGCAGTCCGGCAAGGCGGCGCAGCAGACGGTCGTGGCGGAGGATCGCGCCGGCCGCATACTCGTGATCATGTCGAATGGCGAGATCCCGCTCTGGGAACTCGCCGTGTGTCTGCGGGACGGTTTTCGTGACGTGACGCACGCGATGGCCATGGACGGTGGGGCTTCGTCGGATGTGCTGATCAGTTCAACGCTCTCGGGCCCGCGCACCGACGCCGCCTGGTCTCCGCTGGTGGATGGCAAGGGGCTCAGTCACACGCCCTTACCCGCGGTGATCGGGATCTTTCCGAGGCAGTGA
- a CDS encoding rhodanese-like domain-containing protein, whose translation METPSVHGGFMRSTRLAFALMALVMLAALPQALAYHSYLISVEKLKAALEKAPDHLNKGFFLIDVRSAKEHIGGVIPGTDRNIEFSQMRTRHREIGAQTNDHIVVYCQSGHRSNIAAETLADLGYKHVYNVSGSMNAWVEAGYATQPAGR comes from the coding sequence ATGGAGACTCCTTCCGTCCATGGAGGTTTCATGAGAAGTACACGGCTCGCGTTCGCACTGATGGCGCTGGTGATGTTGGCGGCATTGCCGCAGGCGCTGGCCTATCATTCGTACCTCATCTCTGTAGAAAAGCTGAAAGCCGCGCTTGAAAAAGCGCCGGATCATCTCAACAAGGGTTTCTTTCTCATTGACGTGCGCTCGGCTAAGGAACATATCGGCGGCGTCATTCCGGGTACCGACCGCAATATCGAGTTTTCCCAGATGCGGACCCGCCACCGCGAAATCGGGGCACAGACCAACGACCACATCGTCGTCTACTGCCAGTCCGGCCACCGGAGCAACATCGCTGCGGAAACTCTGGCCGACCTCGGGTACAAGCATGTCTACAACGTCAGCGGCAGTATGAACGCGTGGGTCGAGGCCGGTTACGCGACGCAACCAGCCGGCCGCTAA